A stretch of Gemmatimonas aurantiaca T-27 DNA encodes these proteins:
- a CDS encoding Ig-like domain-containing protein: MTPLRNFLARTVPAALWTSSLVLLATACGSSGDSGTDPGPAPTAIRADAGNQQTGVAGVALPTPLSVVVTDKDNKPVASRRVEWNVSAGSGSVSPAVSTTNSSGAATALWTLGTTAGTVRVTAQVSGLNPVTFTATVLPGAATTVVATPEVAYLGVGDTVRVRASVRDQHGNQIAGQEVTFSSLESNVASVNASGLVTALVQGTARIVAGGAGRADTVPVTVGPAGASLCGPVTARALALGEVYVPPAGSNSISACISAQNIINAEYALTLISTSTNFGAATILDVVSAGTNAPVFGALTGDGSTVSSALLDGLTGATVVQAGTDANTEAEWRRSLIAQRELTPLVNEARAWQTQRTSLSRSALLADLAVGDAIRLNVNSNLACSAADMRNGRVAAVGTRAVIVTDTDNPTGGYTDAEYTSILATFDTLVFPMDTSAFGAPSNISQYGKIILFYTRAVNALTPSGAAYTIGGFFFARDLYPKTARTGVQACAASNENEMFYLLVPDPNATINGNRRTKDEVTLLNLATIAHELQHLINASRRLYVNVGASPNEQTWLDEGLSHIAEELLFFRVAGFSSRQNITLNDISATTVRSEQFRNYASQNFSRFYNFLIAPETNSPYAPNDSLSTRGAIWNFLRYAAGRQGASGEAAFLRALVNSNTTGVANLQSVLSGNQFADYLRDWSVALIADDYTAATTTALGATYTIPAWSFRSIYPGLRFSGGGALGVYPIATRSLRSNVPQRVALAGGTSSYLRFSLSNTSALITVSSNGAVPPSSLRYALVRIR, encoded by the coding sequence ATGACTCCGTTGCGCAATTTTCTGGCGCGTACTGTGCCCGCCGCCCTTTGGACGTCGAGCCTGGTGCTGTTGGCCACGGCCTGTGGCTCCAGTGGCGACAGTGGCACCGATCCCGGTCCGGCCCCCACCGCCATCCGCGCCGATGCGGGCAATCAGCAGACGGGGGTGGCCGGTGTGGCCCTGCCCACGCCACTGTCCGTGGTGGTCACCGACAAAGACAACAAGCCCGTTGCCAGTCGGCGCGTGGAATGGAACGTGAGCGCGGGCTCCGGTTCGGTCAGCCCCGCCGTGTCCACCACCAACAGCAGCGGCGCAGCCACCGCGCTCTGGACACTCGGCACCACCGCCGGCACGGTGCGTGTCACCGCGCAGGTCTCGGGACTCAACCCGGTCACGTTCACCGCCACCGTGTTGCCCGGCGCCGCGACGACAGTCGTTGCCACACCCGAAGTGGCCTACCTTGGCGTCGGCGACACCGTGCGGGTGCGCGCGTCCGTGCGTGATCAACACGGCAATCAGATTGCCGGGCAGGAAGTGACGTTCTCCTCGCTCGAGTCGAATGTGGCATCGGTGAACGCCAGCGGACTGGTGACAGCCCTTGTGCAGGGCACCGCGCGCATCGTGGCCGGTGGTGCGGGACGCGCCGACACCGTGCCGGTCACCGTAGGGCCGGCCGGTGCCAGCCTCTGTGGCCCGGTCACTGCACGCGCCCTCGCACTCGGCGAGGTGTACGTGCCACCGGCCGGATCCAACAGCATCTCCGCGTGCATCTCCGCGCAGAACATCATCAACGCCGAGTACGCGCTCACGCTCATTTCGACCAGCACCAACTTCGGTGCGGCCACGATCCTGGATGTGGTCAGTGCGGGCACCAATGCGCCGGTCTTCGGAGCGCTCACGGGCGATGGCAGCACGGTCAGCAGTGCGTTGCTCGATGGACTGACTGGTGCAACCGTGGTACAGGCAGGCACCGATGCCAACACCGAAGCCGAGTGGCGTCGATCGCTGATCGCGCAGCGGGAACTCACCCCGTTGGTGAACGAGGCCCGTGCCTGGCAAACGCAGCGCACGTCGCTCAGCCGGAGCGCGCTACTGGCCGACCTGGCGGTTGGCGACGCCATTCGCCTGAACGTCAATTCCAATCTGGCCTGCTCTGCCGCCGACATGCGCAATGGCCGTGTCGCGGCAGTGGGAACGCGGGCCGTGATCGTGACCGATACCGACAACCCCACCGGTGGGTACACGGACGCCGAGTACACCAGCATTCTGGCCACATTCGACACACTCGTGTTTCCGATGGACACCAGTGCGTTCGGTGCGCCGAGCAACATCAGTCAATACGGCAAGATCATCCTGTTCTACACGCGCGCCGTGAACGCCCTGACGCCCTCGGGGGCTGCCTACACCATCGGCGGGTTTTTCTTCGCGCGTGATCTGTATCCCAAGACCGCCCGTACCGGCGTGCAGGCCTGCGCGGCGTCGAATGAAAACGAGATGTTCTATCTGCTCGTGCCCGATCCCAATGCCACGATCAATGGGAACCGTCGCACGAAGGACGAGGTGACCCTGCTCAATCTCGCCACCATCGCCCACGAGCTGCAGCACCTCATCAATGCCTCACGCCGGCTGTACGTGAACGTGGGCGCTTCTCCCAATGAGCAAACCTGGCTCGACGAGGGGTTGTCGCATATCGCCGAAGAATTGTTGTTCTTCCGCGTGGCCGGTTTCTCCTCACGGCAGAACATCACGCTCAACGACATCAGCGCGACCACAGTGCGCTCCGAGCAGTTCCGCAACTACGCTTCGCAGAACTTCTCGCGCTTCTACAACTTCCTCATCGCACCGGAAACCAACTCGCCGTACGCACCCAATGATTCGCTGTCCACGCGCGGCGCGATCTGGAACTTCCTGCGGTATGCGGCAGGTCGACAAGGCGCCAGCGGCGAGGCGGCGTTTCTGCGGGCGCTGGTCAATTCGAACACCACGGGTGTCGCCAACCTGCAATCCGTGCTCTCCGGCAATCAGTTCGCCGACTATCTGCGTGATTGGTCAGTCGCACTCATCGCCGACGACTACACCGCTGCCACCACGACCGCGCTCGGAGCGACCTACACCATTCCGGCATGGAGTTTCCGCAGCATCTACCCCGGGCTCCGATTCAGCGGCGGCGGAGCGCTTGGGGTGTATCCGATTGCCACGCGCTCCCTGCGCAGCAATGTGCCCCAGCGTGTCGCGCTGGCCGGTGGCACCAGCAGTTACCTGCGGTTCAGTCTGTCCAACACCAGTGCGCTCATCACGGTCAGCAGCAATGGTGCGGTACCCCCATCGTCATTGCGATACGCACTGGTGCGCATCCGCTGA
- a CDS encoding glutaminyl-peptide cyclotransferase — MPLLTTFRRSRATSVMILLATAGLVGTAGAFGACGDANHSAAADSGTPAATRTPTYTFDVVNVYPHDPAAFTQGLQWHDNRLFESTGQVGTSGLREVDLSSGRVVRQQPLEQPHFGEGMVILGDKLYQLTWQSGKAFTYDWKTFTRTGTFSYDGEGWGLTTDGTSLIMSNGSASIVWRDPNTFAVTKTLSVTDRGTPVAAINELEWVKGEIWANVWQVDSIARIDPNTGTVIGWIDLSNLLPKIDRTGNEDVLNGIAYDAAKDRIFVTGKLWPKLYEISIKPR; from the coding sequence ATGCCGCTCCTGACCACTTTCCGTCGCTCCCGCGCGACCTCCGTGATGATTCTGCTCGCCACGGCCGGACTCGTTGGCACGGCCGGGGCGTTTGGTGCCTGTGGCGACGCAAACCACAGTGCGGCGGCCGACAGTGGCACGCCCGCAGCAACGCGCACGCCTACCTACACCTTCGATGTGGTGAACGTGTATCCGCACGATCCTGCGGCGTTCACGCAGGGGCTGCAGTGGCACGACAACCGTCTGTTCGAAAGCACGGGTCAGGTGGGCACGTCGGGGCTGCGCGAAGTGGACCTGTCGAGTGGCCGCGTGGTGCGACAGCAGCCGCTGGAGCAGCCGCATTTCGGCGAAGGCATGGTCATTCTGGGCGACAAGCTCTACCAACTCACCTGGCAGAGTGGCAAGGCCTTCACGTACGACTGGAAGACATTCACCCGCACCGGCACGTTTTCGTACGACGGCGAAGGGTGGGGACTCACCACCGATGGCACATCGCTCATCATGAGCAATGGGTCGGCGAGCATCGTGTGGCGCGATCCGAACACGTTTGCGGTGACCAAGACGTTGTCGGTGACCGATCGTGGCACGCCGGTGGCGGCCATCAACGAGCTCGAATGGGTGAAGGGCGAGATCTGGGCCAATGTGTGGCAAGTGGACTCGATCGCCCGCATCGACCCCAACACCGGCACCGTGATCGGCTGGATCGACCTTTCGAACCTGCTGCCGAAGATCGATCGTACCGGAAACGAAGATGTCCTCAACGGCATCGCGTACGATGCCGCCAAGGACCGGATCTTCGTGACGGGCAAGCTGTGGCCGAAGCTCTACGAGATCAGCATCAAGCCGCGCTGA
- the mug gene encoding G/U mismatch-specific DNA glycosylase, translated as MTTPSRKPTKAELAAAVTKTVPDLLAPDLRVLFCGINPGLYTSAVGHHFARPGNRFWPALHGAGFTPRLFSPWDEHELLPLGYGITNMVERTTAAAAELTAAEYVEGGQRLRRVVAQYRPRVVAFMGIGAYRTAFGRPKATLGLQPDALGDTALWTLPSPSGLNANHQLGDLIALLRELRLWVEASF; from the coding sequence ATGACCACGCCATCGCGAAAGCCGACCAAGGCCGAGCTGGCTGCTGCCGTCACGAAGACCGTGCCGGATCTGCTCGCCCCTGATTTGCGTGTGCTGTTCTGCGGTATCAACCCGGGGCTGTACACGTCTGCCGTCGGTCACCACTTCGCGCGGCCGGGCAATCGCTTCTGGCCTGCGCTGCATGGCGCGGGATTCACGCCACGGTTGTTCTCCCCGTGGGATGAACACGAGCTGCTCCCACTGGGCTACGGCATCACCAACATGGTGGAGCGCACCACGGCGGCGGCGGCCGAACTGACAGCCGCGGAGTATGTGGAAGGCGGGCAGCGCCTGCGTCGTGTGGTGGCGCAGTATCGACCGCGTGTGGTGGCGTTCATGGGCATCGGCGCGTATCGCACGGCGTTTGGTCGTCCCAAGGCCACGTTGGGCCTGCAGCCCGACGCCCTGGGTGACACCGCCCTCTGGACACTGCCCAGCCCCAGCGGACTCAATGCCAACCATCAGCTCGGCGACCTGATCGCGCTATTGCGCGAACTCCGGCTGTGGGTGGAAGCTTCATTCTGA
- the mutS gene encoding DNA mismatch repair protein MutS, with protein MSGSATPLMQQYREIKARHQDAILFFRMGDFYEMFYEDAETASRAIGLTLTARNNGGAAEVPLAGIPVKAAAEYLRRLVSQGYRVAICEQVEDPKLAKGLVKREVVETITPGAAFADDLLDGARANYVCALAMVRDVMRDAPRDAVPVGIAAADLSTGEVRLFGVTIGDAPAVLARLAPRELLLVKNAAHPELAPVLRQAEQALVTSREGWEFDAQLAADDLARQFDIRSLEGFGLGTDDAAAVGAAGALLRYLRELQPGGLPHLARPTMERSGGVMPLDEMTRRNLELVESLRGDQRDNNGTLLSVLDRTTTPMGHRMLRQWLLAPLLEQPAIEQRLDAVTALVRDPVGRTALRDALDGVRDVERLASKAAAGRATPRELRALGDSLARLPLVAKAVHGVLSNGAGHTAGGVLSAMLADWDDGAESAERLTTMLVARPPLTIGEEDTIAPGVDHDLDELRVLRDGGKDAIATIQQQERARTGITSLKVGYNRVFGYFLEISNANRHLVPDDYQRRQTLTGAERYVTPALKEYEEKVLNAAERIESRERELFETLRRDVGVQITRWQQVARRVATIDVLASFADVAEREQYVRPVLHDGFALDIRAGRHPVVERMMAREKFIPNDLQFTEDAQLIVLTGPNMAGKSTILRQIGLIQLMAQVGMYVPAHEAHLPIVDRLFTRVGASDNLVRGQSTFMVEMSETSAILHTATKRSLVLLDEIGRGTSTYDGVSIAWSVSEHLHDGIGCKTVFATHYHELTQLANELSGVRNFTVAVREVGDQVLFLHRLIPGGADRSYGIEVGRLAGLPAPVIARAKEVLALLEGEGEQMAARLTAEGMQAPSSTKRRGPRLKHQLQASTDQLGFFGEAAVVDPALTRLADAVDALEPEQMTPMQALNTLASLKESRRQQQTPS; from the coding sequence GTGAGTGGTTCGGCAACACCGTTGATGCAGCAGTACCGGGAGATCAAGGCGCGCCACCAGGATGCGATTCTGTTTTTCCGGATGGGTGATTTTTACGAGATGTTCTACGAAGACGCCGAAACGGCGTCACGGGCGATCGGACTGACGCTCACCGCGCGCAACAACGGTGGCGCGGCGGAAGTGCCACTGGCGGGCATTCCGGTGAAGGCGGCGGCCGAGTATCTGCGCCGGCTGGTGAGTCAGGGGTATCGCGTCGCGATCTGCGAGCAGGTGGAAGACCCCAAGCTCGCCAAGGGTCTCGTGAAGCGCGAAGTGGTCGAAACGATCACCCCGGGTGCGGCATTTGCCGATGATCTGCTCGATGGTGCGCGCGCCAACTACGTGTGCGCGCTGGCCATGGTGCGCGATGTCATGCGTGATGCCCCGCGTGACGCGGTGCCGGTGGGCATTGCAGCGGCCGATCTCAGCACGGGCGAAGTCCGTCTCTTTGGCGTCACTATTGGTGATGCGCCGGCCGTGTTGGCCCGTCTCGCGCCGCGTGAGTTGTTGTTGGTGAAAAACGCGGCGCACCCTGAGCTCGCGCCGGTGCTGCGACAGGCCGAACAGGCACTCGTGACATCGCGGGAAGGTTGGGAGTTCGATGCACAGTTGGCCGCCGATGATCTCGCGCGACAGTTCGATATCCGCAGTCTCGAGGGGTTTGGGCTCGGCACCGACGATGCCGCGGCCGTGGGCGCTGCGGGGGCGTTGCTGCGCTACCTGCGTGAGCTGCAGCCTGGCGGTCTGCCGCACCTGGCGCGACCCACTATGGAGCGCTCCGGCGGCGTCATGCCGCTCGACGAGATGACACGCCGCAATCTCGAGTTGGTGGAATCGTTGCGCGGTGATCAGCGCGACAACAACGGCACCCTGTTGTCGGTGCTCGATCGCACCACCACGCCCATGGGCCACCGCATGCTTCGGCAGTGGTTGCTCGCGCCGTTGCTGGAACAGCCGGCCATTGAACAGCGTCTCGATGCCGTGACGGCCCTGGTGCGCGACCCTGTGGGGCGCACGGCGTTGCGTGACGCACTCGATGGGGTGCGCGATGTGGAGCGACTGGCCAGCAAAGCGGCCGCAGGGCGCGCCACACCGCGTGAACTGCGTGCGCTTGGTGATTCGCTCGCCCGCCTGCCACTGGTGGCCAAGGCGGTGCACGGCGTGCTGTCGAACGGAGCCGGTCATACCGCCGGTGGGGTGCTGTCCGCGATGTTGGCCGACTGGGACGATGGGGCAGAAAGCGCGGAGCGACTCACCACCATGCTGGTAGCGCGTCCGCCGCTCACGATCGGTGAAGAAGACACCATCGCGCCGGGGGTGGACCACGATCTCGACGAGTTGCGGGTGCTGCGCGACGGTGGCAAGGATGCGATCGCGACCATTCAGCAACAGGAGCGTGCGCGTACCGGTATCACCTCGCTCAAGGTCGGGTACAATCGGGTGTTCGGGTACTTTCTCGAAATCTCGAACGCCAATCGCCACCTGGTGCCCGACGACTATCAGCGACGGCAGACGCTGACCGGTGCCGAACGGTATGTCACGCCGGCGCTCAAGGAGTACGAAGAGAAGGTGCTCAACGCCGCCGAACGCATCGAATCGCGTGAGCGCGAGCTGTTCGAGACACTGCGGCGTGATGTGGGCGTGCAGATCACGCGTTGGCAGCAGGTGGCGCGACGTGTGGCTACCATCGACGTGCTGGCCAGCTTTGCCGATGTCGCGGAGCGTGAGCAGTACGTGCGCCCCGTGTTGCACGATGGATTTGCGCTCGATATCCGCGCGGGTCGCCATCCGGTCGTGGAGCGCATGATGGCGCGCGAGAAGTTCATTCCGAACGACCTGCAGTTCACGGAAGACGCGCAGCTCATCGTGCTGACCGGTCCGAACATGGCCGGCAAGAGCACCATCCTGCGACAGATCGGTCTCATTCAGCTCATGGCCCAGGTGGGCATGTATGTGCCGGCACATGAGGCACATCTGCCCATCGTGGATCGATTGTTCACCCGCGTCGGCGCCAGCGACAATCTCGTGCGCGGTCAGAGTACGTTCATGGTGGAAATGAGCGAGACCAGCGCCATTCTCCATACGGCCACGAAACGATCATTGGTGTTGCTCGACGAGATCGGACGCGGCACGAGCACCTACGACGGTGTGTCGATCGCATGGAGCGTGAGTGAACACCTGCACGATGGGATTGGCTGCAAGACGGTGTTTGCCACGCACTATCATGAGCTCACCCAGTTGGCCAACGAGTTGAGCGGTGTGCGCAACTTCACCGTGGCGGTGCGCGAAGTGGGTGATCAGGTGCTGTTCCTGCACCGGCTCATTCCGGGCGGCGCCGATCGTTCGTATGGCATCGAGGTCGGCCGGTTGGCCGGATTGCCTGCTCCGGTGATCGCGCGCGCCAAGGAAGTGCTGGCCTTGCTCGAAGGTGAAGGCGAGCAGATGGCCGCCCGCCTGACTGCGGAAGGCATGCAGGCACCATCGAGCACCAAACGACGAGGTCCGCGTCTCAAGCACCAACTGCAGGCCAGCACCGACCAACTGGGTTTCTTCGGTGAAGCCGCCGTGGTGGATCCAGCCCTCACGCGCCTGGCCGATGCGGTGGATGCACTCGAGCCCGAGCAGATGACGCCGATGCAGGCCCTCAACACGCTGGCCTCGCTCAAAGAGTCGCGTCGGCAGCAGCAGACCCCGTCGTGA
- a CDS encoding SPOR domain-containing protein produces the protein MMVSQTQKPWRGVMALCAAGVLAWPTHDVAAQTTGGDGVSAGLTREVSRARALIERGDGENARAVLDSLVGAAPLASLDLAEALYWRAVLAERIGDAERDWKRLVIEAPLSPRTPDALLRLGELDMLRGHPADARPYFERVVREFPDSTRIARGTIWLVRSYFDESELPRGCQTLRALPVASVPEGELRLQADELRRRCTSVVTTAPNAPAASGATGGAVPKATSPAASAPAPVESTTTASEKSASASGRFSVQLAAFDTRKEAETSVARLKRAGITARIDGSRKPFRVRTGRYETRAEATAALAKLKKQGQGGFVAEISP, from the coding sequence ATGATGGTGTCACAGACACAAAAGCCTTGGCGTGGCGTGATGGCCCTGTGTGCCGCCGGCGTGCTGGCATGGCCAACACATGATGTGGCCGCACAAACCACCGGAGGTGACGGGGTCAGTGCGGGATTGACGCGCGAAGTCTCACGCGCACGCGCCCTCATCGAACGCGGTGATGGTGAGAATGCACGCGCCGTGCTCGATTCGCTGGTCGGTGCTGCGCCGCTGGCCAGCCTCGATCTCGCGGAAGCGCTGTACTGGCGTGCCGTACTCGCCGAACGCATTGGTGATGCCGAACGGGATTGGAAACGCCTGGTGATCGAAGCACCATTGTCACCCCGTACCCCCGACGCACTGCTGCGTCTCGGTGAACTCGACATGTTGCGCGGGCATCCGGCCGATGCCCGTCCGTACTTCGAGCGCGTGGTACGCGAGTTTCCAGACAGCACGCGCATTGCGCGCGGCACCATCTGGCTGGTGCGCAGCTACTTCGACGAAAGCGAGTTGCCGCGCGGATGCCAGACGTTGCGCGCGCTGCCGGTGGCGAGTGTGCCCGAAGGCGAACTGCGCCTGCAGGCCGATGAATTGCGTCGTCGATGCACATCGGTGGTGACCACTGCGCCCAACGCTCCCGCCGCCAGTGGTGCGACGGGTGGCGCCGTGCCCAAGGCGACATCGCCTGCCGCGTCGGCGCCGGCACCGGTGGAATCCACGACGACCGCTTCGGAAAAATCCGCCTCGGCGTCGGGACGATTCAGCGTGCAGCTCGCGGCCTTCGATACACGCAAAGAAGCGGAAACATCGGTGGCCCGTCTCAAGCGGGCCGGCATCACGGCGCGCATCGATGGCAGTCGCAAGCCATTCCGCGTGCGCACCGGACGCTATGAAACGCGTGCGGAAGCCACCGCCGCACTGGCCAAACTCAAGAAGCAGGGGCAGGGCGGTTTTGTCGCGGAGATCAGTCCGTGA
- the holA gene encoding DNA polymerase III subunit delta, with the protein MPPRAAAPSKEASPLRTVQAAVQARQFDPVYYLHGDDDYLKDGAIRDLLDAAIDPSTRDFNSEMRRAGDIDAETLGSLLNTPPMLAERRALVLRDVTALKKAARAQLDRYLARPASDTLLLLVSPAGSKVDTALVEASTSLAFTPLTPERVRRWITHHAGTALNIDIAADAAELLQQAVGNDLHLLAAELDKCASYVLGAQDAAGTTGTASDHASNAAPDITRATIDADAVSAVVGVRRGETVADLLDAVARQDAAVAITLVGHVLGQPKVTGVQIVMMLSTQAFALSFGRARRDAGVPTNRLPQEYFAFLKETGGFPGRPWGDAASAWTKVTERWSRAACDRALRLLLEADMALKETTVSNAEQILMSLILGLCATRTSARSAA; encoded by the coding sequence ATGCCGCCACGAGCCGCTGCCCCCAGCAAGGAAGCGTCACCCCTGCGCACCGTGCAGGCGGCCGTCCAGGCGCGCCAGTTCGATCCCGTGTATTACCTGCACGGTGACGACGACTATCTGAAGGACGGCGCGATCCGCGATTTGTTGGACGCGGCCATCGACCCGAGTACGCGCGATTTCAATTCCGAGATGCGTCGCGCTGGCGATATCGACGCCGAGACGCTGGGCAGTCTGTTGAACACCCCGCCCATGTTGGCCGAGCGTCGCGCGCTGGTGCTGCGCGATGTGACGGCGCTCAAAAAGGCGGCGCGGGCCCAACTCGATCGGTATCTCGCCCGTCCGGCTTCCGATACGCTGCTGCTGCTGGTGAGTCCCGCTGGCAGCAAGGTGGACACCGCGCTCGTTGAAGCCTCCACCTCACTGGCCTTCACACCGCTGACGCCTGAACGGGTGCGCCGATGGATCACCCATCACGCTGGCACCGCGCTCAATATCGATATCGCGGCTGATGCCGCCGAGTTGTTGCAGCAGGCAGTGGGCAACGACCTGCACCTGTTGGCCGCCGAGTTGGACAAGTGTGCGAGTTATGTGCTCGGCGCGCAGGACGCCGCGGGTACGACGGGTACGGCGTCAGACCATGCATCGAATGCCGCACCGGACATCACACGCGCCACCATCGATGCGGATGCCGTTTCTGCCGTCGTGGGCGTGCGGCGCGGAGAGACCGTCGCCGATCTGCTGGATGCGGTGGCCCGTCAGGATGCGGCGGTGGCCATCACGCTCGTGGGGCATGTGTTGGGACAACCCAAAGTCACCGGCGTGCAGATCGTGATGATGCTGAGTACACAGGCCTTTGCGCTGTCGTTCGGCCGGGCGCGCCGCGATGCGGGTGTGCCCACCAATCGCCTGCCACAGGAGTACTTCGCTTTTCTCAAGGAAACAGGCGGATTTCCCGGTCGGCCATGGGGTGATGCGGCGTCGGCCTGGACCAAGGTGACGGAGCGATGGAGTCGCGCGGCGTGTGATCGTGCGCTCCGGTTGTTGCTGGAAGCAGATATGGCACTCAAGGAAACCACGGTATCGAATGCGGAGCAGATCCTGATGTCGCTGATTCTCGGGCTGTGCGCCACACGCACGTCGGCGCGGAGCGCGGCATGA
- a CDS encoding zf-HC2 domain-containing protein gives MDCKQFRKQHLAYLDNTLSGEATTAAQHHVMVCDPCAAHDTMVRRSLMVARSLPTLSPSDEFQARLRERLATCRSADGRYPVGDELGLARPRATKALIAVAASAVLGVIAIRSFQGDRPSELSMQPVIASQRAVPMPISAALPANAGAITGAPTYVTPALMQVMATGNPVWPAAMIIEDAPLQLVSAHFSFEVR, from the coding sequence ATGGACTGCAAGCAATTTCGCAAACAGCATCTCGCCTACCTCGACAACACCCTGTCGGGAGAGGCGACGACCGCCGCCCAGCATCACGTGATGGTCTGTGATCCGTGTGCGGCGCACGACACGATGGTTCGACGGTCGTTGATGGTCGCCAGAAGCCTGCCGACCCTGTCACCGAGCGACGAATTTCAGGCCCGTCTGCGGGAGCGACTGGCCACCTGTCGGTCGGCTGATGGCCGGTATCCGGTTGGCGACGAGCTGGGACTCGCCAGACCGCGCGCCACCAAGGCGCTGATCGCGGTCGCCGCCAGCGCGGTGCTGGGCGTGATCGCGATCCGAAGCTTTCAGGGAGACCGTCCCTCGGAGCTGTCCATGCAACCGGTCATTGCGTCGCAGCGGGCGGTGCCGATGCCTATTTCCGCCGCGCTGCCAGCCAATGCTGGCGCCATCACCGGCGCTCCCACCTACGTGACGCCCGCGCTGATGCAGGTCATGGCCACCGGCAACCCGGTGTGGCCCGCGGCGATGATCATCGAGGATGCGCCGCTGCAGCTCGTCAGCGCACACTTCTCCTTCGAAGTCCGTTAG
- a CDS encoding sigma-70 family RNA polymerase sigma factor encodes MAFAELARTQRTSQQTTTVPVREHLRTLEDGDVVSSFLAGEERAFEELVDRYQGRLLNFVYRTIGDRDRAEDLVQEVFIRVYRHIARFDRSKKFSTWIYTIASNLAKNELRNRSRNPLVLFQTIKAKFEDEDRPLQFEDVHTRPDDLFRKRHLREMVEQSVGKLPAHHREVFVLRELEGKSYEEIAEITGVNLGTVKSRLNRARTAFAEIIAPMVR; translated from the coding sequence ATGGCTTTTGCCGAACTTGCTCGTACGCAGCGGACTTCACAGCAGACCACAACGGTGCCCGTGCGCGAACACCTGCGCACGCTCGAAGATGGTGATGTGGTGTCGTCATTCCTCGCGGGTGAGGAACGGGCGTTCGAGGAGCTTGTTGACCGCTATCAGGGACGGCTCCTCAACTTCGTATACCGCACCATCGGCGATCGGGATCGCGCCGAAGATCTGGTGCAGGAAGTTTTCATCCGCGTCTATCGCCACATCGCGCGCTTCGACCGCTCGAAGAAGTTCTCGACGTGGATCTACACCATTGCCTCGAATCTGGCCAAGAACGAGCTGCGCAACCGGTCGCGCAATCCGCTCGTGCTCTTCCAGACGATCAAGGCGAAGTTCGAGGACGAAGATCGTCCTCTGCAGTTCGAGGACGTGCATACGCGCCCCGATGACCTGTTCCGCAAGCGCCACCTGCGGGAGATGGTCGAACAGTCGGTGGGCAAGTTGCCGGCCCATCACCGTGAGGTGTTCGTGCTGCGCGAACTCGAGGGCAAGTCGTACGAAGAAATCGCCGAGATCACCGGCGTGAACCTCGGTACCGTGAAGTCGCGCCTCAACCGGGCGCGCACGGCCTTCGCCGAGATCATAGCCCCTATGGTTCGGTAA
- a CDS encoding NUDIX hydrolase, translated as MSEGDTGPVGKVGGTRAYTGRVISVDVDQVRFPDGSIGSLEMVRHPGASAVVPVIGDMSADPIVLLIRQYRYAAEQYLYEIPAGRLDPGESPEQCAHRELQEETGYTADQVDHLFTMYTTPGFTDEKIHLFLARGLTAGEAHREADEFVELAPMPLSAAMALIKNGEIQDAKTALALFYAAEFRIG; from the coding sequence GTGAGCGAAGGCGACACGGGCCCGGTCGGCAAGGTGGGCGGAACGCGTGCCTATACCGGGCGCGTGATCTCGGTGGACGTCGATCAGGTGCGGTTTCCTGACGGCTCCATCGGTTCTCTGGAGATGGTGCGCCATCCCGGGGCCAGCGCGGTGGTGCCGGTGATCGGGGACATGAGCGCCGATCCCATCGTGTTGCTCATTCGGCAATACCGGTATGCGGCCGAGCAGTATCTGTACGAGATCCCGGCCGGTCGACTCGACCCCGGTGAGTCACCGGAACAGTGTGCACATCGGGAGCTGCAAGAAGAAACCGGGTACACGGCCGATCAGGTGGATCACCTGTTCACCATGTACACGACGCCCGGGTTCACCGATGAGAAGATCCATCTGTTTTTGGCCAGAGGGCTGACGGCGGGTGAGGCGCACCGGGAAGCGGATGAGTTCGTCGAATTGGCTCCGATGCCGCTCTCAGCCGCCATGGCGCTCATCAAGAACGGCGAGATTCAGGACGCCAAAACGGCGCTGGCATTGTTCTATGCGGCAGAATTCCGGATCGGTTGA